One Nocardia farcinica genomic region harbors:
- a CDS encoding LLM class flavin-dependent oxidoreductase, whose protein sequence is MAQPQHRPAFFHGIELVGTGAHPASWRRADSRAEDLFGAPYWVSAITAAERAGLDAVFLPDSFGLQPGGPAVVRGRLDAVAVAARAAAATGRIGLVPQVTVTHTEPFHVSKAVAALDFATRGRAGWEVAVSPGAAQAKAFGRKGPQQAAQLWREADDAIEVVTRLWDSWEDDAEIRDVATGRFIDRAKLHYIDFVGEYFSVKGPSITPRSPQGQPVVAVRADDGAAIGVAVRRADLLRIAPPDLDAAHARRTALRQAALGAGRDPDTLTVLLDLDVHLAERAEDAHADLEQLDRWAAPSIRPAATGLRHIGTPGSLRQLLADLAGSGAADGVVLRPLAVPAALRLLASDPPDPTGAAGSLRERIGLPRPPSRYAAARTEGTPS, encoded by the coding sequence ATGGCGCAACCGCAGCACCGCCCCGCGTTCTTCCACGGGATCGAACTCGTCGGCACCGGCGCCCACCCCGCCTCCTGGCGACGGGCCGACTCACGCGCCGAGGACCTGTTCGGCGCGCCGTACTGGGTGTCGGCGATCACCGCGGCCGAACGCGCCGGGCTCGACGCGGTCTTCCTGCCCGATTCCTTCGGCCTGCAACCCGGCGGCCCCGCGGTGGTGCGGGGCAGGCTGGACGCGGTCGCCGTCGCCGCGCGCGCCGCGGCCGCCACCGGCCGCATCGGTCTGGTGCCGCAGGTCACCGTCACCCACACCGAGCCCTTCCACGTGTCCAAAGCCGTTGCCGCACTGGATTTCGCGACGCGGGGCCGCGCGGGCTGGGAGGTCGCCGTCTCGCCCGGCGCCGCGCAGGCCAAGGCGTTCGGGCGCAAGGGGCCGCAGCAGGCGGCGCAGCTGTGGCGCGAGGCCGACGACGCGATCGAGGTGGTCACCCGGCTGTGGGATTCCTGGGAGGACGACGCCGAGATCCGCGACGTCGCGACCGGGCGCTTCATCGACCGCGCCAAACTGCACTACATCGACTTCGTCGGCGAGTACTTCTCGGTGAAGGGGCCCTCGATCACCCCGCGTTCGCCGCAGGGGCAACCGGTCGTGGCCGTCCGCGCCGACGACGGCGCCGCCATCGGCGTGGCGGTGCGCCGCGCCGACCTGCTCCGCATCGCCCCACCGGATCTGGACGCCGCGCACGCCCGCCGGACCGCGCTGCGCCAGGCCGCGCTCGGCGCGGGCCGCGACCCCGACACCCTCACCGTGCTCCTGGACCTCGACGTGCACTTGGCCGAGCGCGCCGAGGACGCGCACGCCGACCTCGAGCAGCTCGACCGCTGGGCCGCGCCGTCGATTCGTCCCGCCGCCACCGGCCTGCGCCACATCGGCACCCCCGGCTCGCTGCGGCAGCTGCTGGCCGACCTGGCCGGGTCCGGCGCCGCCGACGGCGTGGTGCTGCGCCCGCTGGCGGTGCCCGCGGCACTGCGCCTGCTCGCCTCGGACCCGCCGGACCCCACCGGCGCGGCGGGTTCGCTGCGCGAGCGGATCGGCCTGCCCCGCCCACCCAGCCGCTACGCCGCGGCACGCACGGAAGGAACGCCGTCATGA
- a CDS encoding dipeptide ABC transporter ATP-binding protein: MSELLRIDQLRVTYRSGGGAVTALAGASLTVAPGEVVALVGESGSGKSTLAHAVIGLLPRAARVGGGHIEFAGLRVDTADERTLRRLRGARIGFVPQDPGLSLNPVRRVGDQIAEALRVHGLADPRTARARVLDLLDEVGLERSQRWERRYPHELSGGQRQRVLIAIALACGPELIIADEPTSALDATVARRVLDRLAERIGARGTAVLLITHDLAMAAERADRLVVLADGEIVESGRPADLLTAPRHPYTARLLAASPSLRPAPARPARPATGAPLLVLREVHKRYRTPAGTVTAVDGVGFELRRGETLALVGESGSGKSTTARIALRLTGADRGSVTFDGHDITAVRGARLRALRRRFQVVYQNPYGSLDPRQSLATIIAEPLRAFGIGDRAARRARVRELLGQVALPEHYAVRRPAELSGGQRQRVAIARALALHPDLLVLDEPVSALDASVQAQILDLLERLQSELDVSYLFISHDLAVVRRISDHVAVMRHGKVVESGPTAAIFDAPRHEYTAELLAAIPHPQLSRKGPS, encoded by the coding sequence ATGAGCGAACTGCTGCGGATCGACCAGCTGCGGGTGACCTATCGCAGCGGCGGCGGCGCGGTGACCGCGCTGGCCGGCGCCTCGCTGACGGTCGCTCCCGGCGAGGTGGTGGCGTTGGTCGGCGAATCCGGTTCGGGCAAATCGACGCTCGCGCACGCGGTGATCGGCCTGCTGCCGCGGGCCGCGCGAGTCGGCGGCGGCCACATCGAGTTCGCCGGGCTGCGCGTCGACACCGCCGACGAGCGCACGCTGCGGCGGCTGCGGGGGGCCAGGATCGGCTTCGTCCCCCAGGATCCCGGGCTGTCGCTGAACCCGGTGCGGCGGGTGGGCGATCAGATCGCCGAAGCGCTGCGCGTGCACGGCCTGGCCGATCCGCGCACCGCCCGCGCCCGCGTCCTCGACCTGCTCGACGAGGTGGGCTTGGAGCGGTCGCAGCGCTGGGAGCGGCGCTATCCGCACGAGCTGTCCGGGGGGCAACGCCAGCGGGTGCTCATCGCCATCGCGCTGGCCTGCGGACCGGAGCTGATCATCGCCGACGAACCCACCAGTGCCCTGGACGCGACGGTGGCACGCCGGGTGCTCGACCGGCTGGCCGAGCGGATCGGCGCGCGCGGCACCGCCGTGCTGCTGATCACCCACGACCTGGCGATGGCCGCCGAGCGGGCCGACCGGCTCGTAGTGCTGGCCGACGGGGAGATCGTGGAGTCCGGCCGTCCCGCCGACCTGCTCACCGCGCCACGGCATCCCTACACCGCGCGGTTGCTGGCCGCCTCGCCGAGCCTGCGCCCCGCGCCCGCGCGCCCGGCCCGCCCGGCGACCGGTGCGCCGCTGCTGGTGCTGCGCGAGGTGCACAAGCGCTACCGCACGCCCGCGGGCACGGTCACCGCGGTGGACGGGGTCGGCTTCGAACTGCGCCGTGGGGAAACGCTGGCGCTGGTCGGCGAATCCGGGTCGGGCAAGTCCACCACGGCGCGGATCGCGTTGCGGCTGACCGGCGCCGACCGTGGCAGCGTGACCTTCGACGGGCACGACATCACCGCCGTGCGCGGCGCACGGTTGCGTGCGCTGCGCAGGCGCTTCCAGGTGGTGTACCAGAATCCCTACGGCTCGCTGGATCCACGCCAGTCGCTGGCCACGATCATCGCCGAGCCGTTGCGCGCCTTCGGCATCGGCGACCGGGCCGCCCGCCGGGCCCGGGTGCGGGAACTGCTCGGACAGGTCGCGTTGCCCGAGCACTACGCCGTCCGCCGCCCGGCCGAACTCTCCGGCGGCCAACGTCAACGCGTCGCGATCGCCCGCGCGCTGGCGCTGCACCCCGACCTGCTGGTCCTCGACGAACCGGTCTCGGCGTTGGACGCCTCGGTGCAGGCCCAGATCCTCGACCTGCTCGAACGCCTGCAATCCGAGCTGGATGTGAGCTACCTGTTCATCTCCCACGACCTCGCGGTGGTCCGGCGCATCAGCGACCACGTGGCGGTGATGCGGCACGGGAAGGTCGTCGAATCCGGGCCGACGGCGGCGATATTCGACGCGCCGCGCCACGAGTACACCGCCGAGCTGCTCGCGGCGATCCCCCACCCCCAGCTGTCCCGGAAAGGACCGTCCTGA
- a CDS encoding ABC transporter permease, protein MARYLISRVLQALWVLWAAFTLSFVVLYLLPADPVAIAADAGGTGTPVDQAAIAELQARYGLDRPLWEQYGTALTHAVRGDLGYSIASGRPVTTAIGAVLPATLALASLALALAVAGGVIVAFAATYTRRPWLRGVLTALPPMGVSVPTFWTGLILLQLFSFHWRLAPAFGGDGLRGTLLPAITLAVPIGAVLAQVLTAGLESTWRQPFTEVALAKGASRWWVQRRHVARPAAIPTLTIGGVLVGNLLAGSVVVETVFAREGLGRLTQTSVLAQDIPVVQGIVMVTALVFVSVNLVVDLVYPLLDPRITTTGVGRVPSAAGREEVPAGV, encoded by the coding sequence ATGGCGCGCTATCTGATCTCGCGGGTGCTGCAAGCGTTGTGGGTGCTGTGGGCGGCGTTCACGCTGTCGTTCGTGGTGCTCTACCTGCTGCCCGCCGATCCGGTCGCGATCGCCGCGGACGCGGGCGGGACCGGCACGCCGGTCGACCAGGCCGCCATCGCCGAACTCCAGGCACGCTACGGGCTGGACCGGCCGCTGTGGGAGCAGTACGGCACCGCGCTGACCCACGCCGTGCGGGGCGATCTCGGCTACTCCATCGCCTCCGGCCGCCCGGTGACGACGGCGATCGGCGCGGTGCTGCCCGCCACGCTGGCGCTGGCGTCGCTGGCGCTGGCGCTGGCCGTGGCGGGCGGGGTGATCGTGGCGTTCGCGGCGACCTATACCCGCAGGCCGTGGCTGCGCGGTGTGCTCACCGCGCTGCCGCCGATGGGTGTGTCGGTTCCGACGTTCTGGACGGGCCTGATCCTGTTGCAGCTGTTCTCCTTCCACTGGCGGCTGGCGCCGGCGTTCGGCGGTGACGGGCTGCGCGGCACCCTGCTGCCCGCGATCACGCTGGCGGTGCCGATCGGCGCCGTGCTCGCCCAGGTGCTCACCGCGGGCCTGGAATCGACCTGGCGGCAACCGTTCACGGAGGTGGCGCTGGCCAAGGGCGCGTCCCGGTGGTGGGTGCAGCGCAGGCATGTGGCCCGGCCGGCCGCGATACCGACGCTGACCATCGGTGGCGTGCTGGTGGGCAACCTGCTGGCCGGGTCGGTGGTGGTGGAGACGGTGTTCGCCCGCGAGGGGCTTGGCCGCCTCACCCAGACTTCGGTGCTGGCCCAGGACATTCCGGTGGTACAGGGCATCGTGATGGTCACCGCGCTGGTGTTCGTCAGCGTCAACCTCGTCGTCGATCTGGTGTATCCGCTGCTGGATCCGCGCATCACCACGACGGGCGTGGGGCGCGTGCCGAGCGCCGCCGGGCGGGAGGAGGTGCCTGCCGGTGTCTGA
- a CDS encoding ABC transporter permease, producing MGAVAAWWRGARPAPQSVRANAGLVVSAAVTVLVLGWALFPSVFAGGDPLTGVPAEKLRPPSPDHWFGTDNLGRDLYTRVVHGAGLSLTATVSAVAIALVAGALLGLLAGALGGVVDAVTMRVVDVLLSIPALLLSLALVTALGFGTANVAIAVGVSLVANFARVMRSEVLRVRTATYVEAARASGVRWYVVLARHILPNAYRPVLALAAVEFGMAVLAVSALSFLGYGAKPPTPEWGSLISEGRNYLAGAWWLTTLPGLVIVVVVLAAQHLGRAVERSRTA from the coding sequence CTGGGCGCGGTGGCCGCGTGGTGGCGCGGCGCGCGCCCGGCCCCGCAGTCGGTGCGGGCCAATGCCGGGCTGGTGGTGTCGGCGGCGGTGACGGTGCTGGTGCTCGGATGGGCGCTGTTCCCGTCGGTGTTCGCCGGTGGTGACCCGTTGACCGGGGTACCCGCCGAGAAGCTGCGCCCGCCGAGTCCGGACCACTGGTTCGGCACCGACAACCTCGGCCGCGACCTCTACACCCGGGTGGTGCACGGCGCGGGGCTCTCGCTCACCGCCACGGTCTCGGCGGTGGCGATCGCCCTGGTGGCCGGTGCGCTGCTCGGTCTGCTGGCCGGCGCGCTGGGTGGCGTGGTGGACGCGGTGACGATGCGCGTGGTCGACGTGCTGCTGTCCATTCCGGCGCTGCTGCTCTCGCTCGCCCTGGTGACCGCGCTCGGCTTCGGCACCGCGAATGTGGCGATCGCCGTGGGCGTCTCGCTGGTGGCGAACTTCGCCCGGGTGATGCGCTCGGAGGTGCTGCGGGTGCGCACCGCGACCTACGTGGAAGCGGCGCGCGCGAGCGGGGTGCGCTGGTATGTCGTGCTCGCCCGCCACATCCTGCCCAACGCCTACCGTCCGGTGCTCGCGCTGGCGGCGGTGGAGTTCGGCATGGCGGTCCTGGCGGTCTCGGCGCTGAGCTTCCTCGGCTACGGCGCGAAACCGCCGACCCCGGAGTGGGGTTCGTTGATCTCGGAGGGCCGCAACTACCTGGCCGGTGCCTGGTGGCTGACCACCCTGCCCGGTCTGGTGATCGTCGTGGTCGTGCTCGCGGCCCAGCACCTGGGCCGCGCCGTGGAGCGGAGCCGGACCGCATGA